The following is a genomic window from Oncorhynchus masou masou isolate Uvic2021 chromosome 6, UVic_Omas_1.1, whole genome shotgun sequence.
tgatcatgggcctcttggctgcatctctgatcagtcttctccttgtatgagctgaaagtttagagggacggccaggtcttggtagatttgcagtggtctgatactccttccatttaaatattatcgcttgcacagtgctccttgggatgtttaaagcttgggaaatatttttgtatccaaatccagctttaaacttcttcacaacagtatctcggacctgcctggtgtgttccttgttcttcatgatgctctctgcgcttttaacggacctctgagactatcacagtgcaggtgcatttatacggagacttgattacacacaggtggattgtatttatcatcattattcatttaggtcaacattggatcattcagagatcctcactgaacttctggagagaatttgctgcactgaaagtaaaggggctgaataattttgcacgcccagtttttcagtttttgatttgttaaaaaagtttgaaatatccaataaatgtcgttccacttcatgattgtgtcccatttgttgttgattcttcacaaaaaaaaatatctttatgtttgaagcctgaaatgtggcaaaaggtcgcaaagttcaaggggaccgaataccttcgcaaggcactgtagttgtgCCTAGTTAGGACATAATGTTATCTAGCTAGATaacggtactgtactgtagctcatACAACGCCGACGGTCAAACCCGGCTTTCTAATATTTACGGTAATTAACTATAGTAACGTTACGGAAGATATTCACATAAAACCATCATTGTCTTCATTATTCATTATTAGtatgttatattattatataaagTATTTCCAGACATATTCAGAGCCAAACATCAACCCAACTTAACCTTTTTAACTGTTGTCGCATTCAAACTTGTCACCATCCTTTTCAGTTGTAATTGTGAAGTTCCCAGAAGAAGTCCAGCAACAACAgaggttcctcgatgaacccACCTTCTAACAAgtactttgaagaaccttttggggctgtttttcattgacCAAGAACCCTACGGTTCTTAGGGGATCTGAGAACAACTCCAGTTGAACCCTTCATTTTTAGAGTGTAgtcggctctatttactctcagattcaaaCATGCTGATTAGCATCAACGATCAagtcagctgctgctgctccaatacagTATGAGGTGGGATGGTGAACTGATGTTGAACCGGGcagtcagctgctgctgctccaacacagtatgaggtgagacggTGAATTGATGTTGATCTGGGcagtcagctgctgctgctgctccaatacagTATGAAGGGAGACGGTGAACTGACATTGAACTGGGcagtcagctgctgctgctccaatacagTACGAGTTGAGACGGTGAACTGACGTTGAACTGGGcagtcagctgctgctgctgctccaatacagTGTGAGTTGAGACGGTGAACTGATGTTGAACTGGGCAGTCAGTCATTCAttctgagcacgcacccctgaggggcccctgtgttgaggatcagcgtggcggatgtgttgttacctacccttaaaaATCATGAGCTGGCGTACACCCAGAAAAATAGTTTGTGTGGGGTGCTGACTAACGGcgaataaactataaactatcaaaataaagtctctccatgtataaactcccagtaatttaatgtttttttttaccaacGTTTctgcatcactgtgccttcttcagggtgatGTCATGAATACTTGAACCGGGTTATGTGTACAGACAATGCAATTAGTGTAACCAATGACAATAATTTGGGAAACTGTTAAAAAATAGTATATGGCATATTAAATATATTACGCTATTGTTAtcatatagaaacataatggaatATTGTACATCATATTAAATATATTACTCTATTGTTTTCATATAGAAACATCATGGAATATTGTACATCATATTAGCATCAACATTCATTATTGTTACATTCAATTTCACATAATAAGGATATTTCATAAATTTAAATTCAGAAGTCCGAACCCATCACCTGCTATGTAAAAGAGACAGAAGAATGCACAATGGTCAatgctatctgggatccttgggacatctCTACCAACCATCTCTATCAACTTCAATGGGCTAGGGACGTACCTCTACCTGAAAGTACATGATCCAAGTGATTGATAGTTgatattcagcagtcataaagccTTATTTACTTTCATGAAATACTAAAattgtgattttgtcagacagcagctctacACTTTATCGACTGATTGATCCATTCATTCTTCCATCCCTCCTCAGCATTCCTCTCCTCTGAAGACCCAGTGAGGGTGGAGCTCAGTCAGAGAGCTGTTGAGGGACTGGTTATGAAGAACActtctacagacagagaggtgagaggtcacagaTGGTTTAGATGGTAAATATTTATGTCCCCTTAGCAGTTCATCACGTAAGCAAAAGGGAATATGTTCCCTTATCTATGTTTATTTATATTAGTGCCACTGCCTGTTCAgtccactatcatccagaaggcgaggtcaggacaggtgcatcaaagttgggaccgagagacagaagctgtttttccatcactaacacagagaggctgctgcctacatacacagacttgaaatcattgttacatatctggcattactcatctcatatgtaaatactgtattataTCCTATACTATTGTATCAGTCTATGCAGCTCtgacatcgctcatccatatatttatatattctcaaTCCATTActtagatttacatttacattacattacatttaagtcatttagcagacgctcttatccagagcgacttacaaattggtgaattcaccttctgacatccagccactttacaatagtgcatctcaatcatttaaggggggggggtgagaagaattactttatcctatcctaggtattccttgaagaggtggggtttcaggtgtctccggaaggtggtgattgactccgctgtcctggcgtcgtgagggagtttgttccaccattggggggccagagcagcgaacagttttgactgggctgagtgggaactgtacttcctcagtggtagggaggcgagcaggccagaggtggatgaacgcagtgcccttgtttgggtgtagggcctgatcagagcctggaggtactgcggcgccgttcccctcacagctccgtaggcaagcaccatggtcttgtagcggatgcgagcttcaactggaagccagtggagagagcggaggagcggggtgacgtgagagaacttgggaaggttgaacaccagacgggctgcggcgttctggatgagttgtaggggtttaattgcacaggcagggagcccagccaacagcgagttgcagtaatccagacgggagatgacaagtgcctggattaggacctgcgccgcttcctgtgtgaggcagggtcgtactctgcggatgttgtagagcatgaacctacaggaacgggccaccgccttgatgttagttgagaacgacagggtgttgtccaggatcacgccaaggttcttagcgctctgggaggaggacacaatggagttgtcaaccgtgatggcgagatcatggaacgggcagtccttccccgggaggaagagcagctccgtcttgccgaggttcagcttgaggtggtgatccgtcatccacactgatatgtctgccagacatgcagagatgcgattcgccacctggtcatcagaagggggaaaggagaagattaattgtgtgtcatctgcatagcaatgacaggagagaccatgtgaggttatgacagagccaagtgacttggtgtatagcgagaataggagagggcctagaacagagccctgggggacaccagtggtgagagcgcgtggcgaggagacagattctcgccacgccacctggtaggagcgacctgtcaggtaggacgcaatccaagcgtgggccgcgccggagatgcccaactcggagagggtggagaggaggatctgatggttcacagtatcgaaggcagccgatatgtctagaaggatgagagcagaggagagagagttagctttagcagtgcggagcgcctccgtgatacagagaagagcagtctcagttgaatgactagtcttgaaacctgactgatttggatcaagaaggtcattctgagagagatagcgggagagctggccaaggacggcacgttcaagagttttggagagaaaagaaagaagggatactggtctgtagttgttgacatcggaggggtcgagtgtaggttttttcagaaggggtgcaactctcgctctcttgaagacggaagggacgtagccagcggtcagggatgagttgatgagcgaggtgaggtaagggagaaggtctccggaaatggtctggagaagagaggaggggatagggtcaagcgggcaggttgttgggcggccggccgtcacaagaagcgagatttcatctggagagagaggggaggaagaggtcagagcacagggtagggcagtgtgagcagaaccagcagtgtcgtttgacttagcaaacgaggatcggatgtcgtcgaccttcttttcaaaatggttgacgaagtcatctgcagagagggaggaggggggagggggaggaggattcaggagggaggagaaggtggcaaagagcttcctagggttagaggcagatgcttggaatttagagtggtagaaagtggctttagcagcagagacagaggaggaaaatgtagagaggagggagtgaaaggatgccaggtccgcagggaggcgagttttcctccatttccgctcggctgcccggagcactgttctgtgagctcgcaatgagtcgtcgagccacggagcgggagggaggaccgtgccggcctggaggataggggacatagagagtcaaaggatgcagaaagggaagagaggagggttgaggaggcagaatcaggagataggttggagaaggtatgagcagagggaagagatgataggatggaagaggagagagtagcgggggagagagagcgaaggttgggacggcgcgataccatccgagtaggggcagtgtgggaagtgttggatgagagcgagagggaaaaggatacaaggtagtggtcggagacttggaggggagttgcaatgaggttagtggaagaacagcatctagtaaagatgaggtcgagcgtattgcctgccttgtgagtagggggaggtgagagggtgaggtcaaaagaggagaggagggaaagaaggaggcagagaggaatgagtcaaaggtagacgtggggaggttaaagtcgtccaggactgtgagaggtgagccgtcctcaggaaaggagcttatcaaggcatcaagctcattgatgaactctccgagggaacctggagggcgataaatgataaggatgttaagcttgaaagggctggtaactgtgacagcatggaattcaaaggaggcgatagacagatgggtaaggggagaaagagagaatgaccacttgggagagatgaggatcccggtgccaccaccccgctgaccagaagctctcggggtgtgcgagaacacgtgggaggacgaagagagagcagtgggggtagcagtgttatctgtggtgatccatgtttccgtcagtgccaagaagtcgagggacaggagggaggcataggctgagatgaactctaccttgttggccgcagatcggcagttccagaggctaccggagacctggaactccacgtgggtcgtgcgcgctgggaccaccagattagggtggccgcggccacgcggtgtggagcgtttgtatggtctgtgcagagaggagagaacagggatagatagacacatagttgacaggctacagaataggctacgctaatgcaaaggagattggaatgacaagtggactacacgtctcgaatgttcagaaagttaagcttacgtagcaagaatcttattgactaaaatgattgaaatgatacagtactgctggagtaggctagctggcagtggctgcgttgttgacactacactaatcaagtcgttccgtcgagtgtaatagtttctacagtgctgctattcgggggctagctggctagctagcagtgttgattacgttacgttacgttaaaagaacgacaatagctggctagctaacctagaaaatcgctctagactacacaattgtcttagatacaaagacagctatgtagctagctagctacaatcaaacaaatcaaaccgttatactgtaatgaagtgaaatgaaaatgtgatactacctgtggagcgaagcggaatgttgaccgggttgttgaagttaattcggtagacgttggctagctgttggctagctagctagcagtaactcttacgttaaggacgacaaatagctggctagctaacctcggtaaattaagataatcactctaagtctacacactctaaactacacaattatcttggatacgaagacagcaaagacaactatgtagctagctaacactacactaatcgagtcgttcagttaagtgtaatagtttctacagtgctagtagacggtagacgttagctagctgctgggcagatagcagtgtagactacgttaggacgacgaaatacgataattacgcaattatctttgatacaaagacggctatgtagctagctaagaagaaattgctaagattagataaatcaaaccgttgtactataatgaaatgtaatgaaaagttatactaccctcggaccgaagtgtagatgcgaccgctcgctccaacccggaaccggagaATACGGTATATGTATTaggtattaggtatttgttgtgaaattgttagatattactgcactgttggagctaggaacacaagcatttctctacacccgcaataacatatgATTTGATTTATTATGAAGGTCACTTGTGTAAAATGTACTTTTCCCCACTCATCTTTTGACATTGCGTATGCATATTCAGTGGTCTGGCTACTTCCAGACAATGTCAAAGGCCCATCCTGGTAGATCTGAACCTAATGCAGCTTGGAATGATCAGATGACAGAAGTCACATTTAGGTGCCAGGTGTATCTGAGGCTATAGATGCTCCATATCCATTACTTTGAGTGTTTGATAATATGactaaatgtgtttctgtgttgcagGGGCAGTCAATAAATGGAACGGCAAGACCACAGAACATGACATAAGCAGAGCTGTGGGAGACCACCTCAAGCCCCTGGTAGAGCCGGGGGTGGTGTTTACCACTCCACCACACCTTCAGCAGGCTGGAAAAGTGGGATTGATACTGTTTTTCATACTAAGATGGACTGTTAGTCTGTTGATTGGTCAGTCATTGGGTTAATTTGTTTTGCaatatattcaaatcaaatcaagctttatttatacagcacatttcagacatggatgcaacacaatggcttcacaggaaaaaacagaaaaacagaaatatttaGTACACAAACATAAGAGGATAAAAAAAACTTAAAGACAAATGAGCATCCTAAGGAAATGTAATTGATTAAAATGTTAAAATATCCAACCCAAAATATTAGCTTGTtttttaggaggggttctgaaagacactatgggggtgtccactggaAGTTGACTAGTAATAACAACAGGGACCCAAAAGACACCCACCAAGAGACCCACTAAATATGCCCAAGAAGAGAAAAACGaaagaaaaacccacaccaaacttaGACAGGAAGCCAACCAAAAAGGTCGATGGACTAAAGGTGTTgactctccacatctatcaagacaactggagcactgggccagacactcttaaatagaacctggaccagctcaggtgaaacaccttcccactaacgagatggacaagccagcacaggtgtaacatatACTGACTAAGGAGGTGACACCAATCGGTGCGTCCTAGCGCTAACGAGCTTAACGAGCTATACTCGCTAAAGTTCAACatcaaaacataaatggaaaaaacAAAGACTAACACCTTAAAAGAATGCGCACCGCCAACAGAAAACAACTTCCATTTCACAATATAATCAACTACAATGCTTCACCTTCACCAATATAAACATGCTGTCTACTGGCTATCAacaattaaaaacaagaaaaaatgTGAATTTTTCCCTTCCTAAAACCcactagcttctagaactctCGTCCCCTTGGAATGAGCCCAAACAAAACTCATCTCCAATACGGAAATTCAAAATAATTTGTGATCCATGGAACACACTGgctaaacacaaaacacaaatatTTTTGACTGCCCAACCTTGAGACAATCAGAAACCAAGTTGTCCTCACCATGGACACAAGCACCAAAACCCCTATTGTTTTGACAAGTAGCCATAAATCACTGATATCGATTTGTGGGGAAATCAGGTTGTACTTGCTGTTGAAACTAACATctaaaaaaaacacatggaaatggGAGATATCTTTTAGCTCACTGGTTCTAGGACAACCTGCCGAAGACAGTTAGCCACATTTTGGAGTGATGCATTTAAATGTAGGTGTCGCTAAACAAAGGAATGCAACACTTATTTGTCATAACTCATCGATATCATGTTAAAATCAATTgagcgagaggagggagatgagttTGCACATCCTGTTCAAAAACCACACTAACAGCTCAAAAACCACACGGAATCAGGGAGTAATGTGTACatccctggttagaggacaatttgtagaaaacagctagatacattttgaagtgttgcattttgattcaagtgggtCACCAACATGGTAAATGTAACACAACTCTTTTTGTGTTAGTCACTTTTTGTTAAATCACATAAATAGTACACTTCCATTTCAGAGCCTGGATTTTCCTCCTGAGGCTAATATCCATATGTTGAAATCAAATGATAAGGGGGCAAACGTTTAGgcttctacattgtgacattattaaaatactcctactacaaagtgttaacattcaacattaattcattgatatcatgaaacaactccttcatgtattttctgatgtttgatcagacaccttttatcagagtatctcttgtcacattgattacagctatagggtttctctcctgtgtgtgttctctggtgtaaagTAAGCTGGCCAGATGtagcaaaactcttcccacattgatcacagctatacgGTTTCTCTCCCGTGTGTGTTCTCCGGTGTGATATCATGCCGCTtagctgagtaaaactcttcccacattgatcacaggtataaggcttctctcctgtgtgtgttctctggtgccGAGTCAGAATGCTGGATGtattaaaactctttccacatttattacagctataagatttctctcttgtgtgtgttctctggtgttgaGTCAGACTGCTAGATGaggtaaaactcttcccacaatgACCACAGATATAAGATTTatcacctgtgtgtgttctctggtgttgaGTCAGAATGCTAGATGAggaaaaactcttcccacattgaccacagatataagatttctctcctgtgtgtgttctctggtgtactttTAGATTGCCAGATtgaacaaaactcttcccacattgagtacagctaaaaggtttctctcctgtgtgtgttctctggtgtgacaTCAGGCTGCTTTGGCTaataaaactcttcccacattcatTACAGCTATATGGTTTATCTCTTGtctgtgttctctggtgtgatatcaggCTGCTTAggtgagtaaaactcttcccacattcatTACAGCTATACGGTTTCTCTCCtgagtgtgttctctggtgtgatatcaggCTGCTtagctgagtaaaactcttcccacattgagtacagctaaaaggtttctctcctgtgtgtgttctatggTGTATCTTCAGATGGTTAGATGTaaaaaaactcttcccacactgagtGCAGCTATacgatttctctcctgtgtgtgttctttggTGTACAGTAAGATGGCTAGATGTatcaaaactcttcccacattcatCACAGCTATACGGTTTCTCtcgtttctctcctgtgtgtgttctctggtgtgatatcagggTGCTCAGccgagtaaaactcttcccacatatACCACAGCTACAGATATAAGATTtctttcctgtgtgtgttctctggtgtgatatcaggCTGGTTGaatgagtaaaactcttcccacattgagtacagcCAAAAGGTTTCTCCACTGTGTGGATTCTCTGATGAATTTTAATGCCTGCTGAGGAGGTGAGTCTCTTCCCACCgtcagagcagcagtgagatTTCTTCCCTGTGGATCTCTGCAGGTGTTTCTTGAGGTGTTCTGATGTGGAGATACTCTTCTCTGCCTTGtcagcatcatgaggttgttgaggctccccagaggaccCACGGTagtcccgtctctctcctgtgtgaacaacaaagtcagacagatggtTAACCTCTCTGAGCACGGAACCtgctagcgggctgaaattctacaacatacggtgatccctacataaatagtcatattaaacattcatgaaaatacaagtgtctcacatgtatcgaaagcctagaatcttgctaatccaactgcgttgtcagatttaaaaaaggatttactgcgacagaacacgatgcgattatctgagcatagagccccataaaaaacaacaacatttaaacGAGCACAGGTGTAACGAAaacacaaactgcattaaaataaatcgtttacctttgacgatcttcgtctgtttgcaatcccaatcctcactgttacacaatgaatgatcttttgtttgataaaatccgtttttgtagcctaacacgaaacattttgtgaaccgcttgtagtgaattccgtctcattccattttcgacgacacattccaggtaaataacccacacagaatgtgacttttccagtcatgtttggtttcactacaatcaactggtttgtttgtaacacaatcaaactTGATGGGTCATTTCGCAGAACATATTGACTGTGaaaaaccgatttgaagacaacaagtcatgacatcattgtgcaccaatgatttgc
Proteins encoded in this region:
- the LOC135542380 gene encoding zinc finger protein ZFP2-like, which produces MSSLNFSPPVKEEEVCWMEKEALGLNIIVKEEKEEEDVTVKQEVECEAVTLKEEEKDVLVKEEEDVTVKEEEDVTVKEEEDVTVKEEEEEKGEDAVFGVKMEGEITVTLKDEEVEIGDLINTRERRDYRGSSGEPQQPHDADKAEKSISTSEHLKKHLQRSTGKKSHCCSDGGKRLTSSAGIKIHQRIHTVEKPFGCTQCGKSFTHSTSLISHQRTHTGKKSYICSCGICGKSFTRLSTLISHQRTHTGEKREKPYSCDECGKSFDTSSHLTVHQRTHTGEKSYSCTQCGKSFFTSNHLKIHHRTHTGEKPFSCTQCGKSFTQLSSLISHQRTHSGEKPYSCNECGKSFTHLSSLISHQRTQTRDKPYSCNECGKSFISQSSLMSHQRTHTGEKPFSCTQCGKSFVQSGNLKVHQRTHTGEKSYICGQCGKSFSSSSILTQHQRTHTGDKSYICGHCGKSFTSSSSLTQHQRTHTREKSYSCNKCGKSFNTSSILTRHQRTHTGEKPYTCDQCGKSFTQLSGMISHRRTHTGEKPYSCDQCGKSFATSGQLTLHQRTHTGEKPYSCNQCDKRYSDKRCLIKHQKIHEGVVS